The Oxobacter pfennigii genome includes the window ACTTGCTCTTTCCACTTGGTAATGTCTTTTATTACTTTGTGTTCATGATCATGAACAGGAAATGGTCCGGGCACATTTGCAGGAAAACTCCTTGTAACTCCCCAGGCATCCACTATGGGTGGTTGGCCTTGGACGGCACGTGGGCTTTGAGCAGAAATTGGGTCTCCGGCAATCATCGCAAATGCTTCCCACTGATTGACAAATCTGTCGGGATTTCCGCCTTTGATGGTTTCTAAAAGATTTTGTCTCTTGGTTAACATACAATTACCTCCTTTTGATACGTATACTTAATATTAAAAATAATAATTAAGTCTGAACAATGGCGGCAAATAATTTCTGCGTATGTTATAGTGAATGATCAGTAAAATGTGCGACAGATAAGTAGACATAAGGTGTTAACAAAAAAATAAGAATGAAGTGTCTTGAAGACAAATAAATTTACGCATTCCTCTCATTTTAGTATAATTCCTGTAATTAATCCTTGTCAATGTTAATAAAAAAATATGCATATAAAACAGAATGTAAACAATTGATAAATGTAGATTATAGTCTGTTTAAGTCGCATTTGAAATTAAAAGAAGTCATACTCCAGTTACTTTTCTTGTCCAGGGACTTTTCATAAAATTCCACTTGTCCAGACGAACTTGCAAGGATGACAGTTTTAAACATGGTGCCGTATTCGGGGGTATCAATGTAAACGGAAGACAGCATGCGCTCAGCTTCTAAGGACACACCGGTATTAGGAAGCTCTTCGTCGGGAGGAGTTACCTTATCATCTAAGATTTTAAAAAGGTCATCGACGATAAAATCAGTATTTAACACATTTAAAAAAAAGTTCTTTGCCCTTTTAAGCTTAAACCAGGGAGTATCCAAATAAGCATTGCTTAAGCCGTAAACTCCGGGGTTTAATGAAAATATTTTATCTTCCATATTTGAATAAAACCATAATTCCTTAAATGTTCCCACCACCAGATTGAAAGGGCCGTATTGGTCGCGCTGGAGCTTTATTTTTTCAAGGTATTCTAAAGGTGTTGCATCAGTATCTAAAAAATGCTGTGTCAAATAGCCTCTGGATTTGATTAAAGAGCTGTGCATGGCATTTCGGTAATTGGTCACAAAGGATATCCGGCCACTCTTTGTTATACCCGTCCATGTGCCGCCCTTTTCCAAGTCCATTCCTGCAAGTATTGAAGGATTGGACTCCCAAAAATGTACCTTTAAAGAAGGCCTGTTTTTAAATTCATCCCTGTTTCCCAGGAAAATCAAATCATATTTGGGATGAGCTTTAAATGCAAAAAGTATGGTGCACATATGTACCTCGCAAAATAAAATATAAGCAATATACTTAAATATTGATGCAGCTTCATGCATCAATAAAATGCTAACACATAATTTTAGCATATACAATGTTTTGTATGAGCCATATTTATATATTAAGGAAAAAGCCCGTCAAGTTTGACGGACTTTTTTAAATAAGTTTTTTAATTTTTAAAACATTTCCTTTGACATTTCATCTATTGCGTCATTTACAGCATCGTAAACGCCTTTGTATAAAGACTCAGGCAATCCCATAGTTGTACTTGGGATGAAGTATAATTTTCCGCATCTCTTGCAGGATTTTGCAACTTCTTCTTTGATTTTTTCATATGTCCAGTCTTCTCTGTCCACTATACCGTTGTCGATATCTCCCATGAATGTAATCTGGCTGCCATATTGCTTAATGAGAGCAGGAATATCGTTTGTTGACATAGCTCCCTGCCAGATATCTATACCCATTTCTATCATATAGGGAACAAGGTTTGCAGCATAGGAGTCGCTGTGGTGAACGATTAACTGAACTCCGTTAGCTTTGTAATATCCGTATACTTTCTTGAATCCTGGAACTATGAATTCCTGGAACATTTCCGGTGACATGAAGGAGCTTATCTGGCTGCCCCAGTCATCATGATGGAAAATAGCGTCAGGATGAGCATACTTAACGATAAGTTCAGCGTATCTCAGCATCCAGTCAACTATGTAATCTATAAGTTCATGCATTGCTTCAGGTTCTTCATAGAAGTTCATCAATGCACTGTCTATACCCATTAAATGATGGAGCTGTTCGAATATACCAGGCGCACGGAATACTGTGCAGAAATATTCGTTGCGATCTACTGCTTCGGCATTGGCTT containing:
- a CDS encoding NRDE family protein, which encodes MCTILFAFKAHPKYDLIFLGNRDEFKNRPSLKVHFWESNPSILAGMDLEKGGTWTGITKSGRISFVTNYRNAMHSSLIKSRGYLTQHFLDTDATPLEYLEKIKLQRDQYGPFNLVVGTFKELWFYSNMEDKIFSLNPGVYGLSNAYLDTPWFKLKRAKNFFLNVLNTDFIVDDLFKILDDKVTPPDEELPNTGVSLEAERMLSSVYIDTPEYGTMFKTVILASSSGQVEFYEKSLDKKSNWSMTSFNFKCDLNRL
- a CDS encoding uroporphyrinogen decarboxylase family protein, whose translation is MLTTRQNLLEVIKGGNPDRFIKQYEAFKIVGGDPVGANNPRATKGGPNIIDNWGVTRSFPANVPAAFPVHDEEHKVVKDVTKWKEVVKAPKLDYPESDWQTLKANAEAVDRNEYFCTVFRAPGIFEQLHHLMGIDSALMNFYEEPEAMHELIDYIVDWMLRYAELIVKYAHPDAIFHHDDWGSQISSFMSPEMFQEFIVPGFKKVYGYYKANGVQLIVHHSDSYAANLVPYMIEMGIDIWQGAMSTNDIPALIKQYGSQITFMGDIDNGIVDREDWTYEKIKEEVAKSCKRCGKLYFIPSTTMGLPESLYKGVYDAVNDAIDEMSKEMF